CACTTACAGGAATGTCTAGAGAGGCCCATGTCAGCCACTTGTACGGTTAGATCTTCTGTCAACAGCACGTTGAATGGCGTCAGGTCCCGGTGCACCAGATTCAGTCTGTGCATGTACGACAGTGCTTCAGCCACTTGAACTGAAAAACGAGCCACGAAACTCAACGGAATAACCTCTAGCGCTCGGACTTGCTTGTGACACAGGTGTCCACTGTGAATCACGTTCGACAATGTGTAGGGTGCGTAGGACATGAGCATGGCCATCATTCCATTGTGGATGACACACTCATGGATCTGGATCACATAAGGGTGGCCCTCTAGTACCGTGAGACAGGATAGCTCTCTCACGGTTGCATCTTCTATGCCGCGCTTGTGACATTTCAAGGCAAACTCTTTTCCAGTTTTTTGACACGTGGCTTTGTATACGGTTCCATAGGCGCCTTCGCCGATTACTGCGCCTGTCAGGTACTGCTTCATGATATCCTACGGTCGTGTTGCACACCTAAAGTTTATGGAAGGCTTCTTGACCAATCACCCTGTGTGCTCTGTGATATGCCGAGCCACAGTGGCTGTGTGACCGACCGTGGCTGTGTGTCCGACCACGGCTGTGTCCGACCGTGGCTGTGTCCGACCGTGGCTGTGTGTCCGACCGTGGCTGTGTCCGACCGTGGCTGTGTCCGACCGTGGCTGTGTGTCCGACCGTGGCTGTGTCCGACCGTAGCTGTGTCCGACCGTGGCTGTGTCCGACCGTGGCTGTGTCTGACCATGGCTGTGTCCGACCGTGGCTCGGGGCTATATGTAGGAGCTTGGCTGCTTTGTGTCTTAGCAATAGTTAACAGAGTCTGACATACGCATCCATTCACAGAGTTTCACTATTTCTCATCGGCTGTGTCGAAGATGTATGTTCAGCAGCTGGAGATGTACAAGCACGACATAGCCGAGAAGCATGAACTTTTCAGGCGTATAGTAGATGGAGTCTTGTACGACGATGATGACCCTGACGGTCAGGAACTACTCATGTCCTGTCACAGTAAGGTCAATCCTGTACACATGCTTCACAAAGTCATCGACCACTGCCTCCAGAGCGAGAAGCGAGCAGAGAAGTTCCTCGGGGTTTTGCAAGAGACAAATCCCAATTTGTACACCAACCTGACAACGCGACCCGCAGGGCAAGTACGGTGAGTAAAAGGACACACACGCGAATGCATTGCACGCTTGACTTTGAACCCGGGACAGATCGTGATCTCTATTtccctttgtgtgtttgttacagTCAGGGAAGTGCCTCCGGCAGTGGAAATCACCAACAAGGTCCATTCCGAACTGGGTGAAAGGGTTGAGGATCTAGGGAACATGATGATGAACCAAGAACATTACCGACATGTGGACCGCAATATATGTACTCATGGAGTATGGGCAACTGCTTCCCGAAGAATACGAGGAGTTGTGGATTAACCGTCGTGATTGCAATGGTACGATTAAGCACCTGGAATATTTGTGCAGGGACACTAGCATCCCCGGAGGCAGTCGGAGATTCATCTCCTTGGTTGTGGCTTCGTGTAACATGCATGTGTTCGACCTTCTCGGTATGTCTAGAGAAGACGTGCTTGTGTTTGCATAGTAATGTTTTCCTCTACTGAGagacatgtctgtctgtttatgggtgtatctgtgtgttacAATGAAATAAACAGTGACAAATACAGACTTTCTTATGtggatttgtttttacaagGTACTTGAAAGGCACAATGAACTgcacaacagcaacagcaatcTTGTCATTCATACTGGACCTCATCATACCGTACAAATGACATCAAACACAGGCATATGCTGTACATAGTCATATAAACTGATAAACTGTCCCCGGGAACCACACATGGCACTTCTGTTTTCATTGTGCgtgagttgtgtttttttttgtgcctaTCACGTCTTTGTCATGACATAGTCAGAAATAAGGCCAGTCTAGTGAACACTCTTGCAAGCCAGTTTCTTTTCTGGTCCAGTGAAAACTGCAACTCTGAAAGGTCCTGTTCTACCAACCACTGAGCACCCAGAAGCCACACTCTCTCCTTGAGTTTGGGTACCGTAGAAGAGTCCGTGATGAAGCTGAGATATTCCGTGTAAAGAGGATGAAGCTCAATGAGTAACGCCTGACCGTTCCGTATCTCCTTGGCATCAATGTCCATCTCTTGCACACCGTGCACCTCGAAGGGGACATCCAGGACGCCATTTGTGTTGATGGGGAGAGGATACTTGGCGTACACGTTGTAGAACCTACCCTGGCTCAAACTCATAGCTTCGCCGCATATGCTAGTCAGGTTAGCGTGAGCCAAGGCTGAAGCCTTCATCGCTGGTCCGCACAGATCTGGGTTGCTAGTCCACAAGGACAGCGCCACTCGTAGGTTCTGCTGCCTGAGACGGCGGAACTCGATGTCTTCAGCGAGTCGATCCACATAGACCAGTCGCCCGTCCGTGGTCAACCAGAAAGCTTTCATATCTTGCTGGTCGGCCTTCTGGACGGAACACACCTGGCTGCACAGCTCGGCGTTTTCGTGTGCCATCAGCGTTCGGTTTAGGTGGCGCCATTCTCGTTCGGTTAACTGCTCCGTTCTATTTCCCAAGCGCCTGTTGTTGTGCCAGGGCACCCCGGAGTAAAGCCAACAGTATCTAAAGTGAATCTTGAGTGGTAACACAAACTCCATTACTGTAGATTGTGAGGGGCTCTCTTGCTCCTTGTCCGGGAGACACATGGAACCGTCTGTGATGCATTCTCTGGGACACAGTATGACGCTCTCGTCTTCCCCGGAGCTCCAGTTGATCTCTGGGTGTAACACTTCAACGGGGTTGCAATGTCCCAAACGAGCGCTGTCCACGAACCCGGAGGACTGCTTGTGGCTGCTAGGCAACGTGGTGCGTGATCCCATCGACAACTCTAGGTCTGTGCCCGTTGGCGTGGCTGTCGACTGTGTGAGAACCAGGCTCTCCAAGGACTACCGCAACAGAGAAAGGGAGCAGATGGAGAACGACAGAATGACAGAGTACAATCGCCTGATAACGGACCGAGTGGCACAAGCCGCGCTGATAAAGGAGCTGGGACTCGAGGGTGCCAAGGCTAGGATGCGCAGGCTACAGCTTCATGGCGCATGTGTGAAGGACACGTCCGGCTCTGTCATGTATCGATTTGAACGGCTGATTCACAGGGTGTTTGAATATTTCCAAGTCAAGGGCATGAGGATGGAACCCTTTCAGCTTGAGCTCTTCAGGGGTGTGGTGTTGGGTGTCACTAGGAGCCAGTTTGGCGATGCTCTGTTCAAGTACAAGCACGCTCTACTGGACAAACTGGGCCTAGCCCCTCTGGGCTCGGAGAGCTATGACCACGTTAACCCTGCCCTAAGTCACTGCTACCATGTGGAGAGAGAGTTCTCTCGCTACGCCAACCCTTACACCCTGTGCCTAGCTCCGAGACAATGTGGTAAAAGCCTGATGATGAGGCTGTTGCTGGCCGCGGTGCTCCTACACTTGGATATCAACGTGATGGTGCAGGCTCAGAATAAACACATGTGCACCACCTTGAGATTGGGCGTTGAGAGCGCCATGAAGGAGCTGCAGGAACTGCCGTCTTTCAGACACACGGAGAAGCCCACAGACATCTGCGGCAACCCGGAGAACAGGACCTACAAATTTGACCCGGGTTACAAGGGACCTTCTTATGCTCACTTCTTATCTTCCAGCAACGATGTGAGTATGACAGTGTGATTGTGACTGTGCGTGTTTCATTTGGATACGTATACACCTTGCCGTCTATTTCTATTCTATCCTATACTCTCTGCACTTCCACCGGGCCTGTCCCCGGTACGGGTAAGTTATTGTAATTCACGGGGTTTGTCGGGGTGTTTCCCCCGACCGGTAAATGAGTCTCAGCATGGCTGAAAACCGACCACCGATGATAGTCCGACCACGGATGACAGTCCGACCACGTCCCACCAGTGGTGACTGCAGGTCCGACTGCAGGTGAACCTTCTGCCAGTGAACGAGTGTCCAGCATAGGTGAGAGGACCACTGCCGCTTCTCTTTACAGTC
This genomic window from Perca flavescens isolate YP-PL-M2 unplaced genomic scaffold, PFLA_1.0 EPR50_1.1_unplaced_scaf_3, whole genome shotgun sequence contains:
- the LOC114551636 gene encoding probable cell division protein kinase ECU08_0230, with translation MKQYLTGAVIGEGAYGTVYKATCQKTGKEFALKCHKRGIEDATVRELSCLTVLEGHPYVIQIHECVIHNGMMAMLMSYAPYTLSNVIHSGHLCHKQVRALEVIPLSFVARFSVQVAEALSYMHRLNLVHRDLTPFNVLLTEDLTVQVADMGLSRHSCKWMSTPVVTEAYRAPELFVEGGISEYTCAIDMWSLGVMIVDAMEGRVAFARTGVSTYQIIVRTLCPRDHPDASLMPWDPKTLMPKVMECALVKRIVFQLLAFHANERRLAHALLKDTEWTEAAHMTKEDRDLVRDRIYRQRVEGQRNKQ